The stretch of DNA GCGACTCCGGTGCCCGCGCCCGTCACCTCGGGCGGCATGACCCAGACACCCGTGGCGGCCGGGTCCGTCGCGTCGGCCGTGGTGGGGGTGACCGTTATCTGCGGCGGCACGTAACCGTGGCCGGGCGCGGCGAGCGGCGAGTGGTCGAAGGCGTCCAGGGCGCCCTCCGGCAGCTGCACGAAGGCCGTGGCGTCCGAGTCGTACTCACCCTGTGGATGCGGCTGCCAACCGCCGTTCGCGGCGTTCGCAGCGTTGCCATCGGTCTGGTCGTCCCTCACGACAGCGCCCTCCCCAGTGCTCGTCGGGCCAGCGCGGCGACAGTGCGCCGCAGGTGCAGTACGGCGGGCGGCAGCGGCTGCGGGGAGCCATCGTCCGCCGGAGGCTGGTCGGGGATGCACGCGGCGGCGACGTACTCACCGAAGGCCGTGAGCGCCTCCGGCACGATCGCCCGCTCGCCGTCCCAGTCGATCAGCGAGGCGACCCACTGCTCGGCCTCAAGGGGCCGCAGCGGCATCGGTGCGACGGCGCCGACCGCGCAGCGCACGCCACGCCGAGCGGGGTCGAGGACGAGCGCGACGGACGCGATGGCGCGGCCGGGGCCCGTGCGCCCTGTGGCCTTCAGGAAGACCTGCGGGGCGTGCAGGAGCGGCAGCCGTACGAAGCCGATGAGTTCGCCGGGGCGGAGCATGTCCATCCCCGCGAGGAGGTGCGAGACGGGGACCTCGCGGCGTGCGCCGCCGGGGCCCGCGATGATGAGGACGGCTTCCAGGGCGGCCAGGACGGGCAGGGTGTCGCCGGTCGGTGCCGCCGTGGCGATGTTGCCGCCGAGAGTGCCCGCGTTGCGGATCTGCGGGGGTCCGGCCGCGCGCGCGGCCGCGGCGAGCGCGGGGATCAGCGCGGCGAAGTCGGGCCGCCCGACGCGTGCGTGGGTGAGGCCCGCGCCGAGCAGTGCGTGACCGTCCTGGTACTGCCAGCCGCGGATCTCGCTGATGCGGCCGAGGCCGACGAGCGCGGCGGGGCGCAGGAGGCCCGCGTTGACGGAGGCCATGAGGTCGGTGCCGCCGGCTACGGGCACGGCGGCGGGCATCGCGGCGAGCGCCTCTACGGCCTCGTCCAACGTCCCAGGCAGCTTCGCCGTCTGCGCGGTCTGCGCCGCCTGCGGTGCGTGCGTGGTCAAAACCGGCTGCCCCTTCCCGATGCCCGGCGGCTTTCTCGCCGTTCTCACCGTTACGCCTGTTCCGCCGTACGGTACGTGCTCACAGCCCGGACGTGGCAACTCTGGCACATCTTCCCCGGCCCCCGGCGCGGGGGTCCGCTAGGAGCCATTCGTCCGCAGACCTGGGGGATGTGCCGGTTTCACACGCCCTCACCGGTCAGCGGGAATTGCCACTCTTCGGTGACTCTTGTACGGCTTTCGTCCGGCCGCCCACGCTCTCAGCGCGGGCGGCCCGACACACGGACTATGGGGTGCGCCTCACACGTTCGGGGGCGCCCCGTCGATCGGGCGTCCGAGCACTCCCGGGCGCTTCTGCCACGGCAACGGGCCGCCGGGCGGGCGGTAGTCGACGCCGAGTGCGTCAAGTCGCGCGTAGTGCGGGGCCATTCGCCGCTCGAAGTCCGCGAAGTCGCGCTCGGCGGATGCCGGGAGCGGGCTCCAGGCGACCTCGGCGAAGGCGGCGAGGCGCGGGAACACCTGGTAATCCACGCGTGCGTGGTACTCCATCACCTCGGTCCAGACGTTGGCCTGGGTGCCGAGCACGTGCCGGGCCTCGTCGGCGGTGAGCTGCGGCGGCAGCGGCTCGAAGCGGTAGACGTCCTCCAGGGTGCGGACGAAGCCGATGGGGGCGGGCTCGTCGGGGCCGCCGTCCTGTCGGTGGTCCAAGTACACCTGCTGCTCGGGGCACATGACGACGTCGTGACCGGCCTTGGCCGCCGCGATCCCGCCCCCGTACCCGCGCCAGGAGGACACGGTGGCACCGTCGGCGAGACCACCCTCCAGGATCTCGTCCCATCCGATGAGCCGCCGCCCGCGCGCAGTGAGCCACCTGTCGAAGTGCCGGATGAACCAGCTCTGCAGCCCGTTCTCGTCACCGACGCCGAGTTCCTTGATGCGGGCCTGAGCGGTGGGCGACTGCCTCCATTGATCCTTGGGACACTCGTCTCCCCCGACGTGGATAAAGGTGGAGGGAAACAGCTCAAGCACTTCTTCAAACACCCCTTCGTAGAAGCGAAGGGTGTTCTCGGTCGGGGCGAGGACGTTCGGGTTGACGCCCCAGGTGTCCCAGACGCCGAGCGAGGAGGTGTCGACGACGTCGGTGTTGCCGAGCTCCGGGTAGGCGTGGATGGCGGCCTGCGAGTGCCCGGGGATGTCGATCTCGGGTACGACGGTGATGTGCCGCTCATGGGCGTACGCGACGATCTCGCGGATGTCGTCCTGCGTGTAGTAGCCGCCGTGCGGGGTGTCGTTCCACAGCTCGGACGCCCGGTGCCCCCACTTCGAGCGCGGCCGCCACGACCCGGACTCCGTGAGCTTCGGATAGCGCTTGATCTCGATGCGCCAGCCCTGGTCGTCGGTGAGGTGGAAGTGGAAGACGTTCAGCTTGTGGGCGGCGAGGAGGTCCAGATAGCGCAGGACGCCGTCCTTGGGCATGAAGTGCCGTGCCACGTCGAGCATCATGCCGCGCCAGCCGAAGCGGGGGCTGTCCTCGATCAGGCACCCCGGGACGGCGTACCGCCCCGCCGCCCGCAGCGGGGCGCGCCGCAAGGCCTCGGGCCCGATGAGCTGCCGCAGGGTCTGCGCCCCCCAGAAGACGCCGGGTGCGGCGCCACCGAGGATCTCGACGCCGCTCTCCCCCACGGTGAGCCGGTACGCCTCGGGCGCGAGGGAGTCATCGATGCCCAGCGAGACGCCGCTGCCCTCGCCGGGCGCCAGGGGCAGGCCGAGCGCGGCGCCGAGGGTGGCACGCAGCCAGCGCTCGGTCGACTCGGTGCCGATTCCGGCCCGGAGCGCGGTGGAGGAGTCGAGGATGAAGCCTTCGGAATGCGGTCCCTCGGCGCGTGCGGGCGCGGGGATGAGTTGCTCAAAGGTCATGCGGCGAATCTGCCACGCGATTGCACAACGCAAAAGGGGCGTTGCGGTACACGCAACGCCCCACCGCGAGGAGGGCCATGGACCGCGCCCGGGGGCCCGGGGGCTACCGGGAGGGGCTACCCGGGGGGAGCTACCCGGGGGGAGCTACCCGGGGGGGGAGCTACCGGGGGCTACTTCTTGCCGCCGCCCTTGCCGTCCTTGCCGCCCTTGTCCTTGTCGCCACCGGCGCTCATGGACTCGTAGATCTCCTTGCACATGGGGCAGACGGGGTACTTCTTCGGGTCACGACCCGGCACCCACACCTTGCCGCAGAGTGCGACGACGGGCGTACCGTCGAGCGCGCTCGCCATGATCTTGTCCTTCTGGACATAGTGCGCGAAGCGCTCGTGGTCACCGTCACCGCTCGACACCTGCGGCGTCGGCTCAACGAGGGTCCCCGTACCTGCCCCGCGCTCGGGCTCGGGCTCAAGAGTGCTCATGGCATCCAAGGGTACCTACGCTCACCGGTTACGGGCATCGCCCGGGCGCAGGGTCGAGGGGACATCCGCGCCGAACCTAGGCACCCCGACTACCGGCATCACCCGGACGCAGGGCGGACGGAACAACCGCGCCGTAACTACGCACGCCGACTACCAGCATCACCGGGGCACAGGGGCGACGACACAACCGCGCCGGTCCTACGCACGCCGACTACCGGCACCACCCGGACGCAGGGGCGACGGGACGACCGCGCCGAACCTACGCACCGCGGCCACCGCCATCACCCGGACACAGAGCCGACCGAACAACCGCCCCGGACCCACGCACGCCGACTACCGGCACCACCCGGACGCAGAGCCGACGGAACAACCCCGCCATACCCACGCACCCCAACCACCGACACCACCCGGACGCAGAGCCGCCGGAACAACCCCGCCCAGCCGCGCAACGCCCGTACCGGCCGGGCGCCCTCAGGCCGCCCCGCACCCGGCCTTGTCGGCGGCCTCTCCCCTGGCCTCGT from Streptomyces sp. BA2 encodes:
- a CDS encoding FAD binding domain-containing protein; the protein is MTTHAPQAAQTAQTAKLPGTLDEAVEALAAMPAAVPVAGGTDLMASVNAGLLRPAALVGLGRISEIRGWQYQDGHALLGAGLTHARVGRPDFAALIPALAAAARAAGPPQIRNAGTLGGNIATAAPTGDTLPVLAALEAVLIIAGPGGARREVPVSHLLAGMDMLRPGELIGFVRLPLLHAPQVFLKATGRTGPGRAIASVALVLDPARRGVRCAVGAVAPMPLRPLEAEQWVASLIDWDGERAIVPEALTAFGEYVAAACIPDQPPADDGSPQPLPPAVLHLRRTVAALARRALGRALS
- a CDS encoding beta-N-acetylhexosaminidase → MTFEQLIPAPARAEGPHSEGFILDSSTALRAGIGTESTERWLRATLGAALGLPLAPGEGSGVSLGIDDSLAPEAYRLTVGESGVEILGGAAPGVFWGAQTLRQLIGPEALRRAPLRAAGRYAVPGCLIEDSPRFGWRGMMLDVARHFMPKDGVLRYLDLLAAHKLNVFHFHLTDDQGWRIEIKRYPKLTESGSWRPRSKWGHRASELWNDTPHGGYYTQDDIREIVAYAHERHITVVPEIDIPGHSQAAIHAYPELGNTDVVDTSSLGVWDTWGVNPNVLAPTENTLRFYEGVFEEVLELFPSTFIHVGGDECPKDQWRQSPTAQARIKELGVGDENGLQSWFIRHFDRWLTARGRRLIGWDEILEGGLADGATVSSWRGYGGGIAAAKAGHDVVMCPEQQVYLDHRQDGGPDEPAPIGFVRTLEDVYRFEPLPPQLTADEARHVLGTQANVWTEVMEYHARVDYQVFPRLAAFAEVAWSPLPASAERDFADFERRMAPHYARLDALGVDYRPPGGPLPWQKRPGVLGRPIDGAPPNV
- a CDS encoding DUF3039 domain-containing protein, whose product is MSTLEPEPERGAGTGTLVEPTPQVSSGDGDHERFAHYVQKDKIMASALDGTPVVALCGKVWVPGRDPKKYPVCPMCKEIYESMSAGGDKDKGGKDGKGGGKK